The sequence below is a genomic window from Dermacentor albipictus isolate Rhodes 1998 colony chromosome 2, USDA_Dalb.pri_finalv2, whole genome shotgun sequence.
TAAACAGCGATAATGACGCATTTATTACTGCATCTGTTTGTCTAATGCTTCAGCAGCCACCATCCTTCGCTAATGCTTGAGCCGCCACCATCCTTCGCCCTTCCCCTTTGATGATATACTTAAAGTAACCTCTTCAGGTACTCTTGCCGCGCCGCATTGAAAGTACTGCTTGCCCTCATTAGTACGTGTTTGATTGTGATCACTGTACATGTgagccaaaaaagaaaacggatTTGCAGGCGTcggtccaaaaccctgtccgacTTTCTTTCACCAAACCCCACGCACCCCTTCATTACCACTCAGAACCCGAATCGCAAACCTAACGGTGACCGAGGCGGAAACCGGCGCCAGCAGCAGGGAGGTCGTCCCTCGTCCCGGCCCCAAGTGAGTTCGCGACCCGGaggctcctcctcctcctcctccggtcCCCGAGGTTCCCGACCCAAGCCAGGCCGAGACTCCCCGCGAGTAGACGGCGGAGGCTCCTCGCGCCCCCGTGACTTCCCACGAAATGATGAAGGGCCGCGCGACCCTTCCCGAAACGATCGCGGTCCTTCCCGGTCCCGCGGAGAGTCGCCCTCGCGTCCCCGAGAATCCTCGCGGCCTCGAGACCGAGACCGTGAGTCATCCTCTTCCGGACGTCGTCCACGACCCGACGACGACTCCCCGCCGCGACGTCAGGGCAGTCGTGACGAGGAAGGCTTCCTTGGCGGACCCGAGTTTTCCCGAGGCACCCCCACTTTCGGTCATCGTTCCCAACACGATGACGACTCCCCACCGAGACGTCAGGGTAATCGTGACGAGGAAGGCTTCCGTGGCAGACCCGAGTTTTCTCGAGGAACCCCCACTTCCGGTCATCGTTCCCAACACGATGACGACTCCCCACCGCGACGCCAGGGCAGTCGGGACGAGGAAGGCTTCCTTGGCAGACCCGAGTTTTCCCGAGGCACCCCCACTTCCGGTCATCGTTCCCAACACGACGACGACTCCCCACCGCGACGTCAGGGAAGTCGTGACGAGGAAGGCTTCCTTGGCAGACCCGAGTTTTCCCGAGGCACCCCCACTTCCGGTCATCGTTCCCGACACGACGATGACTCCCCGCCGCGACGACGCCCGGGCACTCGCGACGAGGAAGGCTTCCGAGGCCGACCAGACTTTTCCCATGGCAACTCCCCTTCCGGTCACACTCCCAGAGGCCCTAATCGTCCCGAAGAATATCCTCACCACGAAAGTGTACCCGGTCCCGAAGACTTCGCAGTGCCCGCTGGTCACCGGCAGCGCCCACGAGGCAACTCGCGGACACAAGGCTTCCAAGGACCCGAGCAATTACTCGCTCCCCAACAGTCCCGTGGCCCCCAGCGCCTTCCCGAAGGCCCCCAGCGTAACACTGGTCCCGAACAGTTTCCCGGTCCCGAGCGCTCGCCTGTTCCCGACCGACAATCGTACCCACTTGACCAAGGGTACACTGGAGGTTCCCTGGAGTCTTCGCTTCCTGAGCAGGTGTCGCGTTCCCAGGAGTTCCCCCGTCGCCAGGTGTTCCCAGAGGGCTCCGGTAGGCTGAAACCCCTTGCAAACTAAATGTATGCTTGTAGCTAAACTTGCCAGTCCAGTGTACCAAGCGGCGAGACAGATTTCCGTTAAAATACCCGATGTATATGTATACAGACAAGCTGTGGCGGTTGTGAATCCAGGTATGAGAGGCCGTGGGCGTCCTAGCATGGTGATCGTGCTTCCGATCCCTTTACCCAAGGCGTGCTAAACAGCATCTGACCATTTGCCTCGTACCCATATAAAGCAAAAATATGTATTGCGTtcgctctaccttacattacggAATTATAGATATTAAAATACGCAATGCATGTGCACTCACTAGCGAAGGTTACAAGGTGGCTGCAGAGCGCCAATCGACAGGTCTGCATCATGTACGTAGTAGAACGTTTGAACCGCGATAAAAAGAAGCATGTTATGTTTGGTGCGTAAAAGAAATCCGGCGCTATGGTCCGTTAGCAGCAATGACGTCATTACTGGCCACCTCATCAGCTTTCCAAGTTCTTTTCTACGCCACGAACGAATCAAAAGACTACACAATTCTCACTTTAAATCAACGTTAAATTCAAAGTAACTTAAGCTTTACCCCGTGCTGAGCTTTCGTAACTGAAACATCAGATGAATCCTGccttttcaaaaaaagaaaaaaaagaggcagcaACGCCACCTTTCCAATGCCCGCACCAGCTCTGTGCGGTGCGAGGTATCTTAACGGCGTCTTATCGGGTCTAATTAATTCTTTAATTTGTAAATATCGATTACATTATATTCAACAGAGAAAGAAGGgcggcaggaaggttaaccaggcaGTGCCTGGGCCGGAATAATGTAGCGATTCTGCTCCAACGCTTTTTCTTTTCGCGCTACTCCAGTGACCTGAGCGGTGCTCCGCCGACGTTATCTCCACAATCAGCCGCTCGTGAATTTAAGATAAGGATAGAATAGAATCGCGCGAAAGGAATCACTGCTATATGCCGGCcctggtttgctgccctacacgggTGAGGAGGAAGGGGAAATGGAAAGAAAGCAAGAATTTAGGAAACAcacggaggtcaaccagatggCTTTCCGGTTTGATACCCTACGCACAAGGGGTAAGGGTAATGGGGAAGAGAAAGAACGGGAGAGAGGGAAGTAGTGCTGCGCGCACGACGGAATATGCACAAGGGGGACTGCAAACGGCCGCTCCGGCCGGTGCGCTTCGAGAGCTGCACTATTATTGCGCGAATAGCTTTCTGCGCCAGCGACGGTCCACACGGCGAAGGGTCCACTATCCCTGCATTCCTGACTCCGGGAAGATATCCTGGAGTCCGGCCTGCTTAAGCTTGTCTGGCGAGAGAGAGAGGCGTCGGACGTCGTAGCGAGGTTGGATGCGCAGCAGGTGCTGGATGCTTTTCTCGTGCCTATAGGACTCGCACGACCGACTATATGGTCGTTCTAATACGGTCAGAGCAAACGTTCGCAAAAAGGCATTGCCATCCATAAACTTACAGCCGTGTTCGGAAAAAGTAAATGGCAGAGGTGACGTGCACGCGCACAGAGCAACGTTAACTGTGCACCCAAAGT
It includes:
- the LOC135910680 gene encoding proteoglycan 4-like; translation: MELQDADDSYAIFSESGFDERFRNPNRKPNGDRGGNRRQQQGGRPSSRPQTAEAPRAPVTSHEMMKGRATLPETIAVLPGPAESRPRVPENPRGLETETVSHPLPDVVHDPTTTPRRDVRAVVTRKASLADPSFPEAPPLSVIVPNTMTTPHRDVRVIVTRKASVADPSFLEEPPLPVIVPNTMTTPHRDARAVGTRKASLADPSFPEAPPLPVIVPNTTTTPHRDVREVVTRKASLADPSFPEAPPLPVIVPDTTMTPRRDDARALATRKASEADQTFPMATPLPVTLPEALIVPKNILTTKVYPVPKTSQCPLVTGSAHEATRGHKASKDPSNYSLPNSPVAPSAFPKAPSVTLVPNSFPVPSARLFPTDNRTHLTKGTLEVPWSLRFLSRCRVPRSSPVARCSQRAPELASVDSLAQGVGEVVRRCNYVRSFVDWPRHSRACAPVWNAFGDPLGLTASQPLVLAQPFYDNPAAGYYQLVGYGKKKKK